DNA sequence from the Pedobacter sp. W3I1 genome:
TGTTAAGGCAGTATATGAACCTGAATGCGAAGATTATCTCTTTCAATATCGACCCTAAATTTTCTGATTGTTTAGATGGCTTCTTAGTGGTTGATACGCATAATATTCCACCAGAAATGCTCGAAAAGCTCGGCAAAAATCTATAATTGAATTTAATAAAAAAACCCAGACATCCATCTGGGTTTTTTATTATCAACTAACCTAAACTTTATAAATACTAACCAAATATTTATGCCACAAAAGTAGGCTTGCCGTGTTAAATTGGTGTTAATGAAATATTATTTATAGAATTTTCTTCCTTACAATTTCTTAATCGATTAATATGCTGTTGTTCATATTATTCCATTATCTTTAGGTACTCTGTATGAGCTATGATAAACATTCTTCTTCTTGAGAACCGAATGTTTCCCTCCCTTATATTTAGCTCAAATAAAAAATCATTTATCAAGTTGGCTTTCTGATGGAACCAATTTTGAACTAAAATTATGACAGTTATTTCTAAAGAGAATTTTTCAAAGGCAACAGGCATTTGTAATATTCCGATCCCTGGTCTTGCTTCCTTTTTAATGAGGTTCCTGAAGATTAACGACTTCAATGGAATTATCAGAGACGCCAATACGTTAGAAGGAGAAAAATTTGCCAATCACATTCTGGATGTTTTAGGCGTTACGATTCAGATCAGTGATGAAGATTTGGCCAACATCCCAAAAGAGGGCGCATTTATTGCGATTGCAAACCATCCTTATGGCGCGATAGAATCATTAGCATTATTAAGTACACTAGCCAATCACCGACCTGATACCATGTTTATGGGAAATTTTCTGCTAAAAAAAATTCCAAATCTTGAGAAATGTATTATCGCGGTAAATCCATTCGAAAAAGTTCAGGATTCATCAAGTATTAGCGGATTAAAAACAACTTTAAAACTTTTAAAAGATGGCAGTCCTGTTGCTATTTTTCCGGCCGGCGAAGTTTCTTCCTATAAATTCAGAAAAAATCAGATTACAGACCGCGAATGGCATCCCGTGGTTGGTAAAATCATATCCAAAGCCAATGTGCCTATATTACCCATATATTTTCATGGTAATAATGGCATCTTTTTTAGCCTGTTAAAATTCATACACCCTTCGTTACAAACTGCAAAACTTATTTCAGAGTTATTCAACAAAAATGGCCACCAGTTA
Encoded proteins:
- a CDS encoding 1-acyl-sn-glycerol-3-phosphate acyltransferase translates to MTVISKENFSKATGICNIPIPGLASFLMRFLKINDFNGIIRDANTLEGEKFANHILDVLGVTIQISDEDLANIPKEGAFIAIANHPYGAIESLALLSTLANHRPDTMFMGNFLLKKIPNLEKCIIAVNPFEKVQDSSSISGLKTTLKLLKDGSPVAIFPAGEVSSYKFRKNQITDREWHPVVGKIISKANVPILPIYFHGNNGIFFSLLKFIHPSLQTAKLISELFNKNGHQLKISIGKAIHLKEIDCKDCNTSLLKHLRKGLYALKK